One part of the Asterias amurensis chromosome 11, ASM3211899v1 genome encodes these proteins:
- the LOC139943796 gene encoding ATP synthase subunit d, mitochondrial-like, translated as MALQKRNGQKLRMMTSATKRSDTPLPHDHHFVCRSNCEIVLNCFSKNYRMAARRAGQKAIDWAAFIERVPANQKSQFNILKSKAETLKTRLSMTPEQPAAVDWANYKKTVPVAGLVDKFQKQFESLKVPFPKDTASAKIASQAKEMDVMAAEFKIGSDKRIAGFQSEVEKYKSMIPYEDMTVEEYEELFPELEERKKKYPWWPHYAVWE; from the exons atggcgCTACAGAAAAGAAATGGACAAAAATTACGGATGATGACTAGCGCCACCAAGCGCTCGGACACACCGCTCCCACACGACCACCATTTTGTTTGCCGGTCAAATTGTGAGATAGTTCTAAATTGCTTCTCCAAAAACTACAGAATGGCAGCAAGGAGAGCCGGCCAAAAGGCCATTGATTGGGCTGCTTTCATTGAGAGAGTTCCAGCAAACCAGAAATCTCAGTTTAATATTTTGAAATCAAAGGCGGAGACTTTAAAAACAAG GCTATCAATGACACCAGAGCAACCTGCTGCTGTGGACTGGGCAAACTACAAGAAAACTGTTCCTGTTGCCGGACTCGTGGATAAGTTCCAAAAGCAG TTTGAGTCGTTGAAGGTTCCTTTTCCCAAGGACACAGCATCAGCTAAGATTGCATCACAGGCTAAAGAAATG GATGTTATGGCAGCAGAATTCAAGATAGGATCAGACAAACGTATTGCCGGGTTTCAGTCAGAG GTTGAGAAATACAAGAGTATGATCCCATATGAGGACATGACTGTAGAAGAATACGAGGAGCTATTCCCCGAGCTGGAAGAACGCAAGAAGAAGTATCCATGGTGGCCCCACTACGCCGTCTGGGAATAA